A single region of the Gossypium arboreum isolate Shixiya-1 chromosome 12, ASM2569848v2, whole genome shotgun sequence genome encodes:
- the LOC108484991 gene encoding uncharacterized protein LOC108484991, whose product MKIDEGISNPIHPHHKLKLEYTEIPFNCDGCKEVGIGLKYSCRRCEFDLHKACAMPPPTITHPFYKKCEFQFNYRPPGQHMRICDACRNDVLGFVYHCKRCDFDPHPCCANLPQVLDDGEHNLYLCFKLSSSCHHCGGKGPGWSYRSQCKSYNLHVACVKELLVESWQAMYLNADKNRIREIQTRIPSLSGKLRNHHGGRGGKVMKCCQMAGGAVRLIVSAILGDPTAIIGAAVAGFMSK is encoded by the coding sequence ATGAAGATCGACGAAGGAATCTCTAACCCCATCCATCCACACCACAAACTTAAGCTCGAATATACAGAGATACCCTTCAATTGTGATGGTTGTAAGGAAGTCGGCATTGGCCTCAAATACAGCTGCCGGCGATGTGAGTTCGACCTACACAAGGCCTGCGCTATGCCACCCCCTACCATCACTCATCCATTTTATAAAAAATGTGAGTTCCAGTTCAATTATAGACCCCCAGGGCAACATATGAGGATATGCGATGCGTGTAGAAACGACGTTCTCGGCTTCGTCTACCACTGCAAACGGTGCGATTTCGATCCTCATCCTTGTTGTGCCAACCTTCCCCAAGTCCTGGACGATGGTGAACATAATCTTTACTTGTGCTTCAAGCTATCGAGCTCGTGCCATCACTGCGGCGGAAAAGGGCCCGGTTGGTCTTACAGGTCTCAATGCAAGAGCTATAATCTTCATGTGGCGTGTGTTAAGGAGTTGCTGGTTGAAAGCTGGCAAGCCATGTACTTGAATGCTGATAAGAACAGGATTAGAGAGATACAGACCAGGATCCCGAGCCTCAGTGGGAAACTGCGAAACCATCATGGAGGAAGAGGGGGAAAAGTGATGAAATGTTGTCAAATGGCTGGTGGGGCTGTTCGTCTTATTGTCTCCGCCATTCTTGGCGATCCTACAGCTATAATTGGTGCGGCAGTGGCTGGTTTTATGTCCAAATAA
- the LOC108478449 gene encoding 3-hydroxy-3-methylglutaryl-coenzyme A reductase 1-like translates to MEARRRSSTKPFQSLKPTKTVSVDEDLTKASDALPLPLHLSNAVFFTLFFSAVYFLLSHWREKIRTSTPLSVVTYSEIIAILAFVASFIYLLGFFGIDFVQSLILRPQTEVWNSEDDDEVADVLLRKEDARKVPCGQALDCSLPPLPPPAPIVTVQKVLDEKPVTVLTEEDEEIIKSVVAGTTPSYSLESKLGDCKRAAAIRREALQRLTGKSLEGLPLDGFDYESILGQCCEMPVGYVQIPVGIAGPLLINGREYSVPMATTEGCLVASTNRGCKAIHLSGGATSTLLRDGMTRAPVVRFGTAKRAADLKLYLEDPDNFDTLAVVFNRSSRFGRLQGIKCAIAGKNLYLRFTCTTGDAMGMNMVSKGVQNVLDFLQTDFPDMDVMGISGNFCSDKKPAAVNWIEGRGKSVVCEAIIKGDIVRKVLKTTVESLVELNMLKNLTGSAMAGALGGFNAHASNIVTAVYIATGQDPAQNVESSHCITMMEAVNDGQDLHISVTMPSIEVGTVGGGTQLASQSACLNLLGVKGASKESAGANSRMLATVVAGAVLAGELSLMSALAAGQLVKSHMKYNRSNKDVSKASS, encoded by the exons ATGGAGGCCCGCCGGCGATCATCGACTAAACCGTTTCAATCTCTGAAGCCAACGAAGACGGTTTCAGTAGACGAAGATCTCACCAAAGCCTCCGATGCATTACCGCTTCCTTTGCATCTATCCAATGCTGTCTTCTTCACCCTCTTCTTCTCTGCAGTTTATTTCCTTCTTTCCCATTGGCGTGAAAAGATCCGGACCTCCACGCCTCTCAGCGTCGTTACCTATTCTGAGATCATCGCCATTCTCGCCTTCGTCGCTTCCTTTATTTACCTTCTGGGATTCTTCGGGATTGACTTTGTTCAGTCTCTGATTCTCCGACCGCAGACTGAAGTTTGGAACTCTGAGGACGATGATGAGGTAGCTGATGTTTTGCTTCGTAAAGAAGATGCCCGTAAAGTCCCTTGCGGCCAAGCTCTTGATTGCTCACTTCCTCCTTTGCCTCCTCCGGCACCGATTGTAACTGTTCAGAAAGTGTTGGATGAAAAGCCTGTGACAGTTTTAACCGAGGAAGACGAAGAAATAATTAAATCCGTTGTGGCGGGAACGACCCCTTCGTACTCTTTGGAATCGAAATTAGGTGATTGTAAGAGAGCGGCAGCGATCAGGCGTGAAGCATTGCAGAGACTGACAGGGAAGTCATTAGAAGGATTGCCTTTGGATGGATTtgattatgagtctattttaggGCAGTGTTGCGAGATGCCGGTTGGGTACGTTCAGATTCCCGTGGGAATTGCAGGGCCTTTGTTGATTAATGGAAGAGAGTACTCAGTTCCTATGGCAACCACGGAGGGGTGCTTGGTGGCTAGCACTAATAGGGGTTGCAAAGCTATTCATTTGTCCGGTGGAGCTACAAGTACTCTATTGAGAGATGGGATGACTAGAGCTCCTGTTGTAAGGTTCGGTACAGCTAAAAGAGCAGCTGATCTGAAGTTGTACTTGGAGGATCCTGACAATTTCGACACTTTGGCTGTTGTTTTTAACag ATCGAGTAGATTTGGTAGGCTGCAAGGGATCAAATGTGCAATTGCAGGGAAGAATCTATATTTGAGATTCACTTGCACTACTGGTGATGCTATGGGGATGAACATGGTTTCCAAGGGAGTCCAAAATGTTTTGGATTTCCTTCAAACTGATTTCCCAGACATGGATGTCATGGGCATCTCTG GAAACTTTTGTTCCGATAAAAAGCCAGCTGCAGTGAACTGGATTGAAGGGCGAGGCAAATCTGTTGTGTGCGAGGCCATAATTAAGGGTGATATTGTGAGGAAGGTCTTGAAGACTACTGTTGAATCTCTGGTGGAGCTTAACATGCTTAAGAACTTGACTGGTTCAGCCATGGCTGGAGCTTTGGGTGGATTCAATGCCCATGCCAGTAACATCGTGACTGCAGTCTACATAGCTACTGGCCAAGATCCAGCTCAAAATGTCGAAAGCTCTCACTGCATCACAATGATGGAAGCTGTTAATGATGGCCAGGACCTTCACATCTCTGTCACAATGCCTTCTATTGAG GTTGGTACTGTTGGTGGTGGAACTCAGCTTGCATCACAGTCAGCCTGTTTGAACCTGCTAGGGGTGAAAGGTGCGAGCAAAGAGTCAGCTGGAGCAAACTCTAGAATGCTGGCGACCGTTGTAGCAGGCGCTGTACTTGCTGGGGAGCTATCACTTATGTCGGCACTTGCAGCTGGGCAACTAGTTAAGAGCCATATGAAGTACAATAGATCCAACAAGgatgtttccaaggcttcttccTAA